Proteins found in one Arthrobacter sp. U41 genomic segment:
- a CDS encoding DUF58 domain-containing protein codes for MSSSTPLTRLAERLQRPFHRDGRPTRLHPGSLWAEAGGTARLAVAPAWRAVRGLWLRYAWPVLSVVSALGWFILAASVLLWTFGQAFGWQEAKAAAIAAFVLFVLAVGFILGRSSYGVVLDLARTRVAVGDSAVGSIAVSNTSARPLLPADLELPVGAATAVFHLPRMKPQQVHEDLFTIPTARRAVIVVGPVRSVRADPLHLLRRQVLWTEPEDLFVHPKTTALAGSAAGFIRDLEGMPTTDLSSADVSFHALRDYVPGDDRRHIHWKTTARTNKLMVRQFEETRRAHLAISLSINTDEYASEEEFELAISAAASIGRQAIREQRDLDVLTQKGPLRCETGRNMLDDMTRIVGAPQRRTAVDLARSLADTVPNASVVFLIVGSNVTPTQLRSASAAVPLGVRSLAVRLQSGAAPARANIGDLTVLTLGDLSDLAIVLRKAAA; via the coding sequence ATGTCCTCCAGCACTCCGCTGACCCGGCTTGCTGAACGCCTGCAACGGCCCTTCCACCGGGACGGCCGGCCCACGCGCCTGCATCCGGGCTCCCTCTGGGCCGAAGCCGGCGGCACGGCCCGGCTGGCCGTGGCACCGGCCTGGCGCGCCGTGCGCGGGCTCTGGCTGCGCTACGCGTGGCCTGTCCTCTCGGTAGTCAGCGCCCTGGGCTGGTTCATCCTCGCCGCGTCGGTCCTGCTGTGGACCTTCGGACAGGCGTTCGGCTGGCAGGAAGCCAAGGCCGCCGCGATCGCCGCGTTCGTGCTGTTCGTGCTCGCCGTCGGCTTTATCCTGGGCCGCTCCTCCTACGGTGTTGTGCTGGACCTGGCCCGCACCCGGGTGGCGGTGGGGGACAGCGCCGTCGGAAGCATTGCCGTCTCTAACACCTCGGCCCGCCCGCTGCTGCCCGCGGACCTGGAACTGCCGGTCGGAGCCGCCACCGCCGTGTTCCACCTGCCCCGGATGAAACCGCAGCAGGTCCACGAGGACCTGTTCACCATCCCCACGGCGCGCCGCGCCGTCATTGTGGTGGGCCCGGTCCGCTCCGTCCGCGCCGACCCGCTGCACCTGCTGCGCCGCCAGGTGCTCTGGACCGAACCCGAGGACCTGTTCGTGCACCCGAAAACCACGGCCCTGGCCGGTTCGGCCGCCGGATTCATCCGCGACCTCGAGGGCATGCCCACCACCGACCTCTCCAGCGCCGACGTGTCCTTCCACGCGCTGCGAGACTACGTGCCGGGAGACGACCGGCGGCACATCCACTGGAAGACCACGGCCCGCACCAACAAGCTCATGGTCCGCCAGTTCGAGGAAACCCGCCGGGCACACCTCGCCATCTCGCTCTCGATCAACACGGACGAATACGCCTCCGAGGAGGAGTTCGAGCTGGCCATCTCCGCCGCCGCCTCGATCGGACGGCAGGCCATCCGCGAACAGCGCGACCTCGACGTGCTCACCCAAAAAGGCCCGCTGCGCTGCGAAACCGGCCGCAACATGCTCGATGACATGACCCGGATCGTCGGCGCCCCCCAGCGCCGGACCGCCGTCGACCTCGCCCGAAGCCTGGCGGACACCGTTCCCAACGCCTCCGTGGTGTTCCTGATCGTCGGCAGCAACGTCACCCCCACCCAGCTTCGCTCCGCTTCGGCCGCCGTGCCGCTGGGCGTCCGCAGCCTCGCCGTCCGGCTCCAATCCGGCGCCGCGCCGGCCCGGGCGAATATCGGGGACCTGACCGTGCTGACCCTCGGCGACCTCTCTGACCTGGCCATCGTGCTGAGGAAGGCGGCAGCATGA
- a CDS encoding AAA family ATPase: MTMTTEQAEWFSGTFEKLVANVGQAVLGKAHVIRLTFTAMLAEGHVLFEDAPGTGKTSLARALAATVQGSNNRIQFTPDLLPSDVTGVTIYDQKTQKFEFHKGPIFNNIVLADEINRASPKTQSALLEVMEESRVTVDGTTYEAGRPFMVMATQNPIEQAGTYRLPEAQLDRFLMKTSIGYPDHASTVQLLGGANLKDRSRDITPVITTQAIADMADLAATTHVDTAVLEYISRLCKETRNAPETRLGVSVRGALAMVRAAKVWAASQGRNFVLPDDIKDLAAVVWTHRFVMDPEAEFSGATAEAVLKRVLAEVAAPQQRASVV; encoded by the coding sequence ATGACCATGACCACCGAACAGGCCGAATGGTTTTCCGGCACCTTCGAGAAGCTCGTCGCCAACGTCGGCCAGGCCGTGCTGGGCAAGGCCCACGTCATCCGCCTGACCTTCACCGCGATGCTCGCCGAGGGGCATGTCCTCTTCGAGGACGCCCCGGGCACCGGCAAAACCTCGCTGGCCCGGGCCCTCGCGGCCACCGTCCAGGGCTCCAACAACCGGATCCAGTTCACCCCGGACCTGCTGCCCTCGGACGTCACCGGCGTGACCATCTACGACCAGAAGACGCAGAAGTTCGAGTTCCATAAGGGACCGATCTTCAACAACATCGTCCTGGCCGACGAAATCAACCGCGCCTCGCCCAAGACCCAGTCGGCGCTGCTGGAAGTCATGGAGGAATCCCGCGTTACCGTCGATGGAACCACCTATGAGGCAGGCCGCCCGTTCATGGTGATGGCCACCCAGAACCCGATCGAGCAGGCCGGCACCTACCGGCTGCCCGAGGCCCAGCTGGACCGCTTCCTGATGAAGACCTCCATCGGCTACCCGGACCACGCCTCCACCGTGCAGCTGCTCGGCGGCGCCAACCTCAAGGACCGCTCCAGGGACATCACCCCCGTCATCACCACCCAGGCGATCGCGGACATGGCCGACCTGGCCGCCACCACCCACGTGGACACCGCCGTGCTGGAATACATCTCCCGGCTCTGCAAGGAGACCCGCAACGCTCCGGAGACCCGCCTCGGCGTCTCCGTCCGCGGCGCCCTCGCCATGGTCCGCGCGGCCAAGGTCTGGGCCGCCAGCCAGGGACGCAACTTCGTGCTGCCGGACGACATCAAGGACCTTGCCGCTGTCGTCTGGACCCACCGCTTCGTGATGGACCCGGAAGCCGAATTCTCCGGTGCGACCGCCGAGGCCGTGCTCAAGCGCGTCCTCGCCGAGGTCGCCGCGCCGCAGCAGCGCGCCTCCGTTGTTTAG
- a CDS encoding adenylate/guanylate cyclase domain-containing protein, with protein MSAEKVHQDTGLLDEEPSQVPDAVVETASLQEAVLDSVADPVEEDAEDGAANAQAWLPDSADTDVTVEPGPDADDDSDSDDDEGSHGAEPGAAAPPTGTLSAERIALKALEQRLLGGERKLRRREVASGAGLSLLSARKLWRALGFPNIGDEDVAFTERDQAALTIIVNLVRAGKLTEEAAISVTRAIGQMTDRMVVWQIEALVEDMVHQQGVTDAVARKHLVSELPSLVDALEEMLLYSWRRQLNAGVQRLAVRAEAGLASSEEGREGDEDDAPLPLARAVGFADLVSYTSLSRRMNEKTLAQLVQRFENKCAEIISVGGGRLVKTVGDEVLYIAETPAAGAEISLALCQAFTDDEILPEARVAMVWGRILSRLGDIYGPTVNLAARLTALADPGTVLVDSMTAAALENDERFVLLPRPAEDVRGFGEIHPVQLQRGSGRGLVLD; from the coding sequence ATGAGCGCTGAGAAAGTCCACCAGGACACCGGCCTCCTGGACGAAGAGCCGTCCCAGGTTCCGGACGCCGTCGTCGAGACCGCCAGCCTCCAGGAAGCCGTCCTCGATTCCGTGGCCGACCCGGTTGAGGAGGACGCCGAGGACGGTGCCGCCAACGCCCAGGCATGGCTTCCCGATTCCGCGGACACCGACGTCACGGTGGAACCGGGACCGGACGCCGACGACGACTCCGACTCCGACGACGACGAAGGGTCCCACGGCGCGGAACCCGGCGCCGCCGCGCCCCCCACCGGCACCTTGTCCGCCGAACGCATCGCGCTCAAAGCCCTCGAACAGCGGCTGCTCGGCGGCGAACGCAAGCTCCGCCGGCGTGAAGTCGCGTCCGGCGCCGGGCTCTCGCTGCTCTCCGCCCGCAAACTCTGGCGGGCCCTGGGCTTTCCCAACATCGGCGACGAGGACGTTGCCTTCACCGAACGCGACCAGGCCGCGCTGACCATCATTGTGAACCTGGTCCGCGCCGGCAAGCTCACCGAGGAAGCCGCGATTTCCGTCACCCGCGCCATCGGACAGATGACGGACCGCATGGTGGTCTGGCAGATCGAGGCCCTCGTCGAGGACATGGTCCACCAGCAGGGCGTCACCGACGCCGTTGCCCGCAAACACCTGGTCAGCGAGCTGCCCTCGCTGGTGGACGCGCTGGAGGAAATGCTGCTTTACTCCTGGCGCCGCCAGCTCAACGCCGGGGTCCAGCGCCTGGCCGTCCGCGCCGAGGCCGGGCTGGCGTCCAGCGAGGAGGGCCGCGAAGGCGACGAGGACGACGCCCCGCTCCCGCTGGCCCGGGCGGTCGGCTTCGCTGACCTGGTTTCCTACACCAGCCTTTCCCGCCGGATGAACGAAAAGACCCTCGCCCAGCTGGTGCAGCGCTTCGAGAACAAGTGCGCCGAAATCATTTCCGTGGGCGGCGGACGCCTCGTCAAGACGGTCGGCGACGAAGTCCTCTACATAGCGGAAACCCCGGCGGCCGGGGCCGAAATCTCGCTGGCACTGTGCCAGGCCTTCACCGACGACGAAATCCTGCCCGAGGCGCGCGTCGCCATGGTCTGGGGCCGCATCCTCTCCCGCCTGGGCGACATCTACGGGCCCACGGTCAACCTGGCCGCGCGGCTCACCGCCCTGGCGGATCCCGGCACCGTGCTGGTGGACTCGATGACCGCCGCCGCGCTGGAAAACGACGAACGATTCGTCCTGCTGCCGCGGCCGGCCGAGGACGTCCGCGGCTTCGGCGAAATCCACCCGGTCCAGCTGCAGCGGGGCAGCGGCCGCGGACTCGTCCTGGATTAA
- a CDS encoding Ig-like domain-containing protein, which translates to MKTFLSALRPKTRRPGAAGPLTGRFTARRKRFLAGTGLAAASAVLITGAIIYPGFKTTEVELNDGGVWVVSKSKNAVGRLNYPSRVLDGAVTPASATFDVLQDAGTVFVDDTAGSTLNQVSAAQMRLGGDKKLPGSAAVSFGSKVISVTDAAKGRVWALSPSTVTGFDEENSEPVLAGSAGTVSAVGADDRIYSADPKSGQVTVTTVDAEGGRTDAKVSTWDGLKGAGDLQLAVVGDQPVVLDAGRGKLFLPGGRELALADARDAKLQLSGPAADAVAVATPKALLKQPLDGSTAKTVTFGGQGVPAAPVQLAGCIHAAWSGANKYVRECVNDADDKTVDVPKASASPSYVFRVNRDLVVLNDVNSGNVWLVNQNMQLVNNWDDVIPPQQTSDDADKDSADEVQQTVLPDRTKPNSAPAAKPDTFGVRAGKTTILPVLDNDTDPDGDILTVRSPDPLSSGLLAPIYGATGFQISVGADKSGPETFKYAVDDGRGLSASADVTLNIVPPGENAAPRQKPNRNTTLVVQSGKIVSQNILPDWIDPDGDDLFVVGAASSDPRDQVKVRPDGLLSFQDAGSEPGRKTVTVTVSDGRSTAEGKVTVDVRAPGALPPIANADHLVAVAGVDTVIAPLKNDSDPLGGALRLAQVTPDGNSTATMGADQQTFTFNSTAQGAHYVSYLVTNGPASAQQLVRVDVVPGGGDGAPVAVRDTALLPSGGSVLVDVLGNDSDPSGGMLVVQSVTAADGLPVSAAVLDHSVVRITDVRAEGQLSVKYTISNGKSSASGEIAVLVVPAPTKLQAPQAKPDEATVRAGDVVTIPVLENDTDPNGGKLSLEPVLAQQPDAADGRIFTSGGMLRFIAGEVPKTVYAIYKVTNASGQSDSQQVTIRIRARDDERNTRPEPKNLTARVVAGMTVRIPVPLDGVDTDGDSVQLTGVDKAPAMGTAVVKDGYLEFTAAGNAAGTDTFSYRVRDRIGAENTGTVIVGIAPQEANNQKPIAVDDAVDVRPGRKIAVEALANDSDPDGDPVSLVSNGFEARPELGVEPADGGKVLLTAPGAAGNESVSYKIQDDKKAQGSAVIRVRVSPDAALKLPVAKDDVVTPAETLGKSAVDVPVLKNDSDPDGVAAELKISLPDGNPNARAGDGSVRVALVPKDQLVPYTVTDVDGQSATAVIWVPGQGEQHPTLARTDAVEVMAGKQIDLDLNEYVRVREGRTPRITQVDNVRVQGADPQNVVAGNGDKLRYAALEDYVGPGSVTFEVTDGTGPDDPQGLKSTLSVITRVIPDPNANHQPSFSGATLEVPTAESASLELGNLAKDVDSGDQEKLRFELDGTLPEGFKAAVDGGTLKVTADSGKAAGWKGSIPLKVTDGRSEPVRASITATVVASNRPLPVANEDVIEKVNAGKTETINVLANDFNPFSETPLRIVAATVETGSAAGQPAISGDSITVTPAAGFKGVMVLRYTVMDKTDDVSRQTDGRVRITVRDKPDAPSAPAATDVRSRTAVLKWTPPSDNGATISKYTVRSAGFSQDCATTTCTLSGLTNDVKYVFTVTATNEVGESVPSPASNEIRPDEKPSPPEAPTVKAGDKNMVITWPAAKTEGSAVKNYNLEISPPPASGIAVKNGVAGLSYTWPGLTNGVRYKVRAQAVNELGPSDWGQYSAEDNPAGVPAAPAAPTTSVASAVGTSNQLKVNWSEPNTNGDAIKSYYVTMSGGGGATQTQMVAGTVRTANFTANNSETGYTFTVQAENKAGKGAVSAASAPRRATGKLGQVSGVSATAADTGGAGRAVVINFRELDTAGRNGSQPGEVSYTYYASPSGKTGGITPGQKVGGFTNGTPTTITVTANSSVAPSSDASTGATTTPYGAPGTPSASGQNGAENQRSLSFSWSSPSTTTNDVAYTQISIDNGGWERVAASGSRTINTGGFSEPHSIRVQTVNSLGTGGPIASASAQSGAAKTRWSTRLNTGMDRSCTDLPGATSYDPNAFTCDGQGGYDRPWMSRFDSFDVMCWKPHGTPYGGDGQWYYIMRGSPNATRWINSTHTLIGPPAQSGVPGCDFPVGATP; encoded by the coding sequence ATGAAGACCTTCCTTTCCGCCCTGCGGCCAAAAACCCGCCGGCCGGGTGCGGCAGGCCCGCTGACCGGCCGCTTCACCGCACGGCGAAAGCGCTTCCTGGCAGGAACCGGGCTCGCTGCCGCCTCCGCGGTCCTCATCACCGGCGCCATCATCTATCCCGGGTTCAAGACCACTGAGGTGGAGCTGAACGACGGCGGAGTGTGGGTGGTGTCGAAGTCGAAGAATGCGGTGGGGCGGCTGAATTACCCGTCGCGGGTGCTGGACGGGGCGGTGACGCCGGCGTCGGCGACGTTTGATGTGCTCCAGGATGCCGGGACGGTGTTCGTGGATGACACTGCCGGGTCGACGTTGAACCAGGTGTCGGCGGCGCAGATGCGTTTGGGCGGGGACAAGAAGCTGCCGGGTTCGGCGGCGGTGAGTTTCGGGTCGAAGGTCATTTCGGTGACGGATGCGGCCAAGGGCCGGGTCTGGGCGCTGTCGCCGTCGACGGTGACGGGTTTTGACGAGGAGAATTCCGAGCCGGTCCTGGCGGGGTCTGCCGGGACCGTGTCGGCGGTGGGTGCTGATGACCGGATCTACAGTGCGGATCCGAAGTCCGGGCAGGTCACGGTGACGACGGTGGATGCCGAGGGTGGGCGCACAGACGCGAAGGTGAGCACGTGGGACGGGCTCAAGGGTGCGGGGGACCTGCAGCTGGCGGTCGTGGGGGACCAGCCGGTGGTGCTCGATGCGGGCCGGGGGAAGCTGTTTCTTCCGGGCGGGCGTGAACTGGCGCTGGCGGATGCGCGGGATGCGAAGCTGCAGCTCTCGGGTCCGGCTGCGGATGCGGTTGCGGTCGCGACGCCGAAGGCGCTGCTGAAGCAGCCGCTGGACGGTTCGACGGCGAAGACGGTCACGTTCGGCGGGCAGGGGGTTCCGGCGGCGCCGGTGCAGCTGGCCGGGTGCATCCATGCGGCGTGGTCGGGGGCAAACAAATACGTCCGTGAGTGCGTGAACGATGCCGATGACAAGACCGTGGACGTGCCCAAGGCCTCGGCGTCGCCGAGCTATGTGTTCCGGGTGAACCGGGACTTGGTGGTCCTCAACGACGTGAACTCCGGCAATGTCTGGCTGGTGAACCAGAACATGCAGCTGGTCAACAACTGGGACGACGTCATCCCGCCGCAGCAGACCTCGGACGACGCGGACAAGGACTCCGCCGACGAGGTCCAGCAGACCGTGCTCCCGGACCGCACCAAACCCAACAGCGCGCCCGCCGCCAAACCCGATACCTTCGGCGTGCGCGCCGGCAAGACCACCATCCTGCCCGTGCTGGACAACGACACCGACCCGGACGGCGACATCCTCACCGTCCGCAGCCCGGACCCGCTCAGCTCCGGGCTGCTGGCGCCCATCTACGGCGCCACCGGCTTCCAGATCAGCGTCGGGGCGGACAAGTCCGGACCGGAAACCTTCAAATACGCGGTCGACGACGGCCGCGGACTCTCCGCCAGCGCCGACGTGACCCTCAACATCGTGCCGCCGGGGGAGAACGCCGCCCCGCGGCAAAAACCCAACCGCAACACCACGCTCGTGGTGCAGTCCGGCAAGATCGTCAGCCAGAACATCCTCCCCGACTGGATCGACCCCGACGGCGACGATCTCTTCGTCGTCGGCGCGGCCAGCAGCGACCCCCGCGACCAGGTCAAGGTCCGGCCCGACGGCCTGCTCAGCTTCCAGGATGCCGGCTCCGAGCCCGGCCGCAAGACCGTCACGGTCACCGTTTCGGACGGCCGCTCCACCGCCGAAGGCAAGGTCACCGTCGACGTCCGCGCCCCGGGGGCGCTGCCGCCGATCGCGAACGCGGACCACCTGGTCGCCGTCGCCGGGGTGGACACCGTCATCGCGCCGCTGAAGAACGACTCGGACCCCCTGGGCGGCGCCCTGCGCCTCGCGCAGGTCACCCCGGACGGGAACTCCACCGCCACCATGGGCGCGGACCAGCAGACCTTCACGTTCAACTCCACCGCCCAGGGCGCCCACTACGTCTCCTACCTGGTGACCAACGGACCGGCCAGCGCCCAGCAGCTGGTCCGCGTCGACGTCGTCCCCGGCGGCGGCGACGGCGCCCCGGTGGCGGTCCGGGACACCGCCCTGCTGCCCAGCGGCGGCAGCGTCCTGGTGGACGTTCTCGGCAACGACTCCGATCCCTCCGGCGGCATGCTCGTCGTGCAGTCGGTGACAGCGGCGGACGGACTGCCGGTGAGCGCTGCGGTGCTGGACCACTCCGTGGTCCGGATCACCGACGTCCGCGCGGAAGGCCAGCTCAGCGTCAAATACACCATCTCCAACGGCAAATCCTCCGCGAGCGGGGAGATCGCCGTCCTGGTGGTCCCCGCCCCCACGAAACTCCAGGCGCCGCAGGCCAAACCGGACGAGGCGACCGTGCGAGCCGGCGACGTCGTCACCATCCCGGTACTGGAAAACGACACCGACCCCAACGGCGGAAAGCTCAGCCTGGAACCGGTGCTGGCCCAGCAGCCGGACGCCGCGGACGGCCGGATCTTCACCTCCGGCGGGATGCTGCGCTTCATCGCCGGTGAGGTCCCGAAGACCGTCTACGCGATCTACAAGGTCACCAACGCCTCCGGACAGTCGGATTCCCAGCAGGTCACCATCCGCATCCGGGCCCGCGACGACGAACGCAACACCCGCCCGGAACCGAAAAACCTCACCGCCCGCGTGGTGGCCGGCATGACGGTGCGCATTCCCGTGCCGCTCGACGGCGTCGACACCGACGGCGACTCCGTCCAGCTGACCGGCGTGGACAAGGCCCCCGCGATGGGCACGGCCGTGGTCAAGGACGGCTACCTCGAATTCACCGCCGCCGGCAACGCCGCCGGCACGGACACCTTCAGCTACCGCGTCCGGGACCGGATCGGCGCCGAAAACACCGGCACCGTCATCGTCGGGATCGCGCCGCAGGAAGCCAACAACCAGAAACCCATCGCCGTGGACGACGCGGTGGACGTCCGGCCCGGCCGCAAGATCGCCGTCGAGGCCCTCGCCAACGACTCGGACCCGGACGGGGACCCGGTCAGCCTGGTCAGCAACGGTTTCGAGGCCCGCCCCGAGCTCGGGGTCGAGCCCGCCGACGGCGGCAAGGTGCTCCTCACCGCCCCCGGTGCCGCCGGCAACGAAAGCGTCAGCTACAAGATCCAGGACGACAAAAAAGCCCAGGGCAGCGCCGTGATCCGGGTCCGGGTCAGCCCGGACGCCGCCTTGAAGCTTCCCGTCGCCAAGGACGACGTGGTCACGCCCGCCGAGACGCTGGGCAAGTCCGCCGTCGACGTCCCCGTCCTGAAGAACGATTCGGATCCGGACGGCGTCGCCGCCGAACTCAAGATCAGCCTGCCGGACGGCAACCCGAACGCCCGCGCGGGCGACGGCAGTGTCCGGGTGGCCCTCGTGCCGAAGGACCAGTTGGTCCCGTACACTGTCACCGACGTCGACGGCCAAAGCGCGACGGCGGTCATCTGGGTCCCCGGCCAGGGCGAACAGCACCCCACGCTGGCCCGGACCGACGCCGTCGAAGTGATGGCGGGCAAGCAAATCGACCTGGACCTGAACGAATACGTCCGGGTCAGGGAGGGCCGCACCCCGCGGATCACCCAGGTGGACAACGTCCGGGTGCAGGGGGCCGACCCGCAGAACGTCGTGGCCGGAAACGGCGACAAGCTGCGCTACGCCGCGCTCGAGGACTACGTGGGCCCGGGCTCCGTCACGTTTGAAGTAACCGACGGCACCGGCCCGGATGACCCGCAGGGCCTCAAATCGACCCTCAGCGTCATCACCAGGGTGATTCCCGATCCGAACGCCAACCACCAGCCGAGCTTCAGCGGAGCGACGCTGGAGGTGCCGACGGCGGAATCCGCAAGCCTGGAGCTGGGCAACCTGGCCAAGGACGTGGACTCCGGCGACCAGGAGAAGCTCAGGTTCGAACTCGACGGCACGCTGCCGGAGGGCTTCAAGGCCGCCGTGGACGGCGGAACCCTGAAGGTCACCGCGGACTCCGGCAAGGCCGCAGGCTGGAAGGGCAGTATCCCGCTCAAGGTCACCGACGGCCGCTCCGAGCCGGTCAGGGCCAGCATCACGGCAACCGTCGTGGCCTCCAACCGCCCGCTGCCGGTCGCCAACGAGGACGTGATCGAGAAAGTCAACGCCGGCAAGACCGAGACCATCAACGTGCTCGCCAACGACTTCAACCCTTTCAGCGAGACCCCGCTGCGGATTGTCGCGGCCACGGTGGAAACCGGCTCCGCCGCCGGACAGCCTGCCATTTCCGGCGACTCGATCACCGTGACCCCGGCCGCCGGCTTCAAGGGCGTGATGGTGCTGCGCTACACCGTGATGGACAAGACCGATGACGTGTCCCGGCAGACCGACGGCAGGGTCCGGATCACGGTCCGGGACAAGCCGGACGCCCCCTCGGCGCCGGCCGCCACGGACGTGCGCAGCCGGACCGCGGTGCTTAAATGGACTCCGCCCTCGGATAACGGAGCCACCATCAGCAAGTACACCGTGCGCTCGGCCGGCTTCAGCCAGGACTGCGCCACCACCACCTGCACGCTCAGCGGACTGACCAACGACGTCAAGTACGTCTTCACCGTCACCGCCACCAACGAGGTCGGGGAGTCGGTGCCGTCGCCGGCCTCCAACGAAATCCGGCCGGACGAGAAACCCTCGCCGCCGGAGGCCCCCACGGTCAAGGCCGGGGACAAGAACATGGTGATCACCTGGCCCGCGGCAAAGACCGAAGGCTCCGCCGTGAAGAACTACAACCTGGAGATCTCCCCGCCGCCGGCCAGCGGCATCGCCGTGAAGAACGGCGTGGCCGGACTGAGCTACACCTGGCCCGGACTGACCAACGGAGTGCGGTACAAGGTCCGCGCCCAGGCCGTCAACGAACTCGGACCCTCCGACTGGGGACAGTACTCGGCCGAGGACAACCCGGCCGGCGTGCCCGCCGCCCCGGCAGCCCCGACGACGTCGGTCGCGTCCGCCGTGGGCACCTCCAACCAGCTGAAGGTGAACTGGAGCGAGCCGAACACCAACGGCGACGCCATCAAGAGCTACTACGTCACCATGAGCGGCGGCGGAGGCGCCACCCAGACCCAGATGGTCGCCGGCACGGTGAGGACCGCGAACTTCACCGCGAACAACTCCGAAACCGGCTACACCTTCACCGTCCAGGCCGAGAACAAGGCGGGCAAGGGTGCGGTCAGCGCCGCCTCGGCACCGCGCCGTGCCACCGGCAAGCTCGGCCAGGTCTCCGGCGTGAGCGCGACGGCGGCGGACACCGGCGGCGCGGGCCGGGCCGTGGTCATCAACTTCCGGGAACTCGACACGGCCGGACGGAACGGCTCCCAGCCCGGCGAGGTCAGCTACACCTACTACGCCAGCCCCAGCGGGAAGACCGGGGGGATCACTCCCGGCCAAAAGGTCGGCGGGTTCACCAACGGCACCCCCACCACGATCACCGTCACGGCCAACTCGTCCGTCGCGCCAAGCTCAGACGCCAGTACAGGGGCCACCACCACGCCGTACGGCGCGCCCGGAACCCCCTCGGCGTCCGGACAGAACGGCGCCGAAAACCAGCGGAGCCTCAGCTTCAGCTGGAGCTCGCCGTCGACGACGACCAACGACGTCGCCTACACCCAGATCAGCATCGACAACGGGGGCTGGGAACGGGTCGCCGCCTCGGGCAGCCGGACCATCAACACCGGCGGCTTCAGCGAGCCGCACTCCATCCGCGTGCAGACGGTCAACTCCCTCGGCACCGGCGGGCCGATCGCCTCGGCGTCCGCCCAGTCCGGCGCCGCGAAGACCCGCTGGAGCACCCGGCTCAACACCGGGATGGACCGCAGCTGCACCGACCTTCCCGGCGCCACGTCCTACGATCCGAATGCCTTCACCTGCGACGGCCAGGGCGGCTACGACCGGCCGTGGATGTCCCGCTTCGACTCCTTCGACGTCATGTGCTGGAAGCCGCACGGCACCCCGTACGGCGGTGACGGGCAGTGGTACTACATCATGCGCGGCTCGCCGAACGCGACCCGGTGGATCAACTCCACGCACACCCTGATCGGCCCGCCCGCGCAGAGCGGCGTCCCGGGCTGCGACTTCCCGGTCGGAGCGACTCCATAG